Proteins from a genomic interval of Verrucomicrobiota bacterium:
- a CDS encoding sugar ABC transporter substrate-binding protein, protein MWGNTDPEINLWKEIAGIAHKQDPNLQIDLTTAGWGDYWTKMTMEAASGGMQNIVSIQSQRTPQFASAFQPLDPLVKAQNFDLKAFDATILQALTFDGALRALPYDFGPHIIFYNKDLFKRDNVQEPKADWTYDEFLQTAKKLTHGNQYGFAAFPYPDFCFPFILSDGATYLNAQGEIDVVNAAFVKAYDAYAALVHQLHVAPPLPATQDANTGWSLWTAGNAAMVVSGPWDVVNAKSSAKFEFGLARIPKGSKGSITVVGGSGFGISSSAKDRNLAFKAIAALTSDEAEERLASAGRAFPARKAQQPSWYKNAPPGSEEILNSTLNGGVVPFKTTPNWQQFNLLFVQYGIPVMNGQTPAATALQQVQAQVS, encoded by the coding sequence ATGTGGGGCAACACCGATCCGGAAATCAACCTCTGGAAGGAAATCGCCGGCATCGCCCATAAGCAAGACCCGAACCTCCAGATCGACCTGACCACCGCAGGTTGGGGCGATTACTGGACCAAAATGACGATGGAGGCCGCTTCGGGGGGCATGCAGAACATCGTTTCCATTCAGAGCCAGCGAACTCCCCAATTCGCGTCCGCATTCCAGCCGCTCGATCCGTTGGTCAAGGCACAGAATTTCGACCTCAAGGCGTTCGATGCGACGATCCTGCAGGCATTGACCTTCGACGGGGCCTTGCGCGCGTTACCCTATGACTTTGGGCCCCACATCATCTTCTATAATAAAGACCTGTTCAAACGCGACAACGTCCAGGAACCCAAAGCGGACTGGACCTATGACGAGTTTCTGCAGACGGCTAAGAAGCTAACCCACGGTAACCAATACGGCTTCGCCGCGTTTCCTTACCCGGACTTCTGTTTCCCGTTTATCTTGTCGGACGGGGCCACTTACCTGAACGCTCAAGGCGAGATTGACGTCGTCAACGCCGCTTTCGTTAAGGCGTATGACGCCTACGCGGCGCTCGTCCACCAACTCCACGTTGCGCCGCCGCTGCCCGCCACGCAAGATGCCAACACGGGGTGGTCCTTATGGACGGCGGGCAACGCGGCGATGGTGGTCTCGGGCCCCTGGGACGTCGTCAACGCAAAAAGCTCTGCGAAGTTTGAGTTCGGACTGGCGAGGATCCCTAAAGGCAGCAAGGGTTCGATCACCGTCGTAGGCGGCTCAGGTTTTGGCATTTCGTCCTCCGCCAAGGACCGGAACCTGGCGTTCAAGGCGATCGCGGCATTGACCAGCGACGAGGCCGAGGAACGCCTGGCCAGCGCCGGCCGCGCTTTTCCCGCGCGGAAAGCCCAACAGCCCTCCTGGTACAAGAACGCCCCGCCCGGCAGCGAGGAGATACTCAACAGCACCCTCAACGGCGGCGTGGTCCCGTTTAAGACCACGCCAAACTGGCAACAATTTAACCTTCTCTTCGTGCAATATGGGATTCCGGTGATGAACGGGCAAACGCCGGCGGCCACTGCCCTGCAGCAGGTGCAAGCGCAAGTTTCGTAG
- a CDS encoding sugar ABC transporter permease yields the protein MPSSPSKAVSPHSSIPAERHRRGAKPRKSSTDYTKASTVLAFLLPNGLGFLGFTLLPLLAALVISFFSWPVLGQHRFIGLENYIRLFTKDPVFFRVFLTTLYFVIGYVPLNLVLAVAVAVWLNSGIRGGKLFRLIFFLPVFTPMVANALVWRLLLTPHGVVDYALTLFHLPSPNWLGSDRLAMPAMVLMSVWQGFGYNMLVFSAGLRSIPRPLYEAAAIDGAKPWTRFRRITLPLLTPSIFFGMVMTFITSFQVFVQPYVLTAGGPGVSTTTVVYYLYNNGFQYFKMGYASAIGWVLFAVIMVATALQFGLQKRFVHYES from the coding sequence ATGCCCTCCTCGCCTTCCAAGGCGGTGTCGCCTCACAGCAGTATCCCTGCGGAACGCCACCGCCGGGGCGCTAAACCCCGGAAATCCAGCACCGATTACACGAAGGCCTCTACCGTGCTCGCCTTTTTGCTGCCGAACGGGCTCGGATTCCTTGGGTTCACGCTGCTACCCCTGCTGGCTGCGTTGGTCATCAGTTTTTTTAGCTGGCCGGTGCTTGGACAGCACAGGTTCATTGGACTGGAAAACTACATCAGACTTTTCACCAAAGACCCGGTCTTCTTCCGCGTTTTCCTCACCACGCTCTATTTTGTCATCGGGTACGTGCCGTTAAATCTCGTCTTGGCGGTGGCCGTCGCCGTGTGGTTGAACAGCGGCATTCGAGGCGGCAAGCTTTTCCGCCTCATTTTTTTTCTGCCCGTTTTCACCCCCATGGTCGCCAACGCGTTGGTCTGGCGACTGCTGTTGACCCCGCACGGGGTGGTTGACTACGCGTTAACCCTGTTTCACCTGCCTTCTCCCAACTGGCTTGGGTCGGACCGCTTGGCCATGCCCGCCATGGTTCTCATGTCAGTCTGGCAAGGGTTTGGCTACAACATGCTGGTCTTTTCTGCCGGGTTGCGTTCCATCCCGCGCCCTTTATACGAGGCAGCCGCCATCGACGGCGCGAAGCCGTGGACTCGCTTCCGGAGGATCACGCTCCCCCTGCTGACGCCCTCCATCTTTTTCGGTATGGTGATGACCTTCATCACCTCCTTTCAAGTGTTCGTTCAACCCTACGTGCTGACGGCTGGAGGGCCCGGGGTAAGCACGACGACCGTGGTCTATTACCTATACAACAACGGGTTCCAATACTTTAAAATGGGTTACGCCTCCGCCATCGGTTGGGTTCTGTTTGCCGTCATCATGGTGGCCACGGCGCTGCAGTTCGGGCTCCAAAAGCGATTCGTGCACTATGAAAGCTGA
- a CDS encoding carbohydrate ABC transporter permease, with protein MKADAAAARGLWPFASQTGMIVLAALWLFPFLWMLSTALKPNAEVFQFPPRLFGSSVQWSNFPAAWNVVPFGRFMFNGLVVSGVGTLLVLFTSILSAYAFARLQFWRREQLFLIYLGTLMIPQEVTVVPLFLLMKSLGWVNTYQALILPSAFTAFGTFLLRQFFLTIPRDFEEAARIDGATRWQILWTVIVPMARPAIAVLALFTFIGYWNNFLWPLIVGNTREMATVPVGLNLFNGQHGTEWNYMMAASTISILPTAILTVALQKYIIEGISISGFGGR; from the coding sequence ATGAAAGCTGACGCTGCCGCCGCCCGAGGGCTTTGGCCGTTTGCCTCGCAGACGGGGATGATTGTGCTCGCCGCGCTCTGGCTCTTTCCGTTCCTGTGGATGCTGAGTACCGCCCTTAAGCCCAATGCCGAGGTTTTTCAGTTTCCGCCAAGGCTGTTCGGTTCGTCCGTTCAATGGTCCAATTTCCCGGCTGCCTGGAACGTCGTTCCGTTTGGGCGGTTCATGTTCAACGGGTTGGTGGTGTCGGGGGTGGGCACGCTGCTGGTGCTGTTTACATCCATCCTTTCGGCTTACGCCTTCGCCCGGCTGCAGTTCTGGCGGCGCGAACAACTCTTCCTGATTTATTTGGGAACCCTGATGATTCCTCAAGAAGTCACGGTCGTGCCGTTATTTCTGCTGATGAAATCGCTTGGCTGGGTCAATACCTATCAGGCCTTAATTCTTCCTTCGGCCTTTACGGCGTTCGGGACGTTTCTGCTCCGTCAGTTTTTCCTTACCATCCCGCGGGATTTTGAAGAGGCCGCGCGCATCGACGGCGCCACCCGGTGGCAGATCCTCTGGACGGTGATCGTGCCGATGGCCCGGCCGGCAATCGCGGTTCTGGCGCTGTTTACCTTCATCGGTTACTGGAACAATTTTCTCTGGCCGTTAATCGTCGGCAATACCCGCGAAATGGCCACCGTCCCGGTGGGTCTCAACCTCTTTAACGGCCAACACGGCACCGAGTGGAACTACATGATGGCCGCGTCCACAATTTCGATTCTGCCGACGGCGATTCTCACGGTGGCGTTACAGAAATACATCATTGAAGGGATTTCCATTTCCGGCTTTGGCGGCCGCTAA
- a CDS encoding beta-galactosidase trimerization domain-containing protein: protein MKEAELRFRQIHLDFHTSECIESVGSGFDPDEFAETLARANVNSITCFARCHHGWLYFDSKAFPERRHPHLQQALLPQQIEACHRRGIRVPIYLTVQWDYYTATHHPEWLAQDGEGRVIGTPPFEAGFYQTLCVNSPYREFLKQHTAEVLDQFPTDGLFFDIVWPVPCACRYCREKMLAAGMEPSDEAARNRFGLETINEFKQDMTHFVRKRNPECTIFYNAGHVGPRHRPVKGAYSHFELETLPSGEWGYLHFPVTVRYARTLGLDCLGQTGKFHTSWGDFHSFKNLAALRFECLRMLAHGAKCLIGDQLAPGGRIDPDVYRLVGEVYGEVARKEPWCAGAQAVTEIGVLTPEEFTGGAVGVLPEALKGATRLLEQGGHQFDVLDSASDFSKYRVLLLPDHITVNEELGQKLEGYVAGGGSVIASFASGLDETRSRFATELFGVTLAGPGPRDSNGNLVRGKPFERHDYCEYLRPQGEIGRGLPATEHAMYRRGMAVGAGAETEVLAPIVGSFFDRTYRHFCSHRQTPSSGREVQPGIVRKGRCIYFSSPIFSQYNDNAPRWCKQLVLNALELLLPEPLVRHDGPGTLQVTLTEQAGQGRWILHLLHFIPERRSETMDVIEDVIPLFKVKVRVRVPRSVREVAVVPEAALVPFRTEGPYAVFEIDRIDGHTMVSLTFG from the coding sequence TTGAAAGAAGCCGAATTACGCTTTCGTCAAATCCACCTCGACTTCCACACCAGCGAATGCATCGAGTCCGTTGGGTCGGGGTTCGACCCGGACGAGTTTGCCGAGACGCTGGCGAGAGCAAACGTCAACTCGATTACTTGCTTTGCGCGCTGCCACCATGGGTGGCTTTATTTTGACTCGAAAGCCTTTCCCGAACGCAGGCACCCTCACCTGCAGCAGGCGTTGCTTCCCCAGCAGATCGAGGCCTGCCACCGCCGCGGCATCCGCGTGCCGATCTACCTCACGGTCCAGTGGGATTATTACACAGCGACGCACCACCCGGAGTGGCTGGCCCAGGACGGCGAAGGCCGGGTGATCGGCACGCCCCCGTTCGAAGCGGGCTTCTACCAGACGCTGTGCGTGAACTCGCCTTACCGTGAATTCCTCAAACAGCACACGGCGGAAGTGTTGGATCAGTTCCCGACCGACGGCCTGTTTTTCGACATCGTATGGCCCGTCCCCTGCGCCTGCCGTTATTGCCGCGAAAAGATGCTTGCAGCCGGCATGGAACCCAGCGACGAAGCCGCCCGCAACCGGTTCGGCCTCGAGACCATCAATGAATTCAAGCAGGACATGACGCACTTCGTTCGCAAACGGAACCCGGAGTGCACGATCTTTTACAACGCGGGGCACGTCGGGCCTCGGCACCGGCCGGTCAAAGGAGCATACAGCCATTTCGAGCTGGAAACGTTGCCCAGCGGCGAGTGGGGTTACCTGCATTTTCCGGTGACGGTCCGCTACGCCCGAACCCTCGGGCTCGATTGCTTAGGGCAGACCGGCAAGTTTCACACCTCCTGGGGCGACTTTCACTCTTTCAAGAACCTGGCCGCCCTCCGCTTCGAGTGCCTCCGCATGCTGGCGCACGGCGCCAAGTGCCTGATCGGCGATCAACTCGCACCGGGCGGGCGCATCGACCCGGACGTTTACCGCTTGGTCGGCGAAGTCTACGGGGAAGTGGCGCGCAAGGAACCCTGGTGCGCCGGCGCGCAGGCCGTGACCGAAATCGGCGTGCTCACCCCGGAAGAGTTCACCGGCGGCGCGGTGGGCGTGCTGCCCGAGGCCCTGAAAGGCGCGACCCGGCTCCTTGAACAAGGGGGCCACCAGTTTGACGTGCTGGATTCGGCCAGCGATTTTTCCAAGTACCGCGTCCTGCTGCTGCCCGACCACATCACGGTCAACGAGGAACTGGGGCAAAAGCTGGAAGGCTACGTCGCAGGCGGCGGCAGCGTCATCGCCAGCTTCGCTTCCGGGCTGGACGAAACGCGGAGCCGATTCGCCACGGAACTCTTCGGGGTAACGCTCGCCGGTCCGGGCCCGCGCGACTCGAACGGCAACCTGGTTCGCGGCAAGCCGTTCGAACGCCATGACTACTGCGAGTACCTCCGGCCACAGGGAGAAATCGGCCGCGGCCTGCCGGCGACCGAACACGCCATGTACCGCCGGGGCATGGCCGTCGGGGCCGGGGCGGAAACCGAAGTGCTTGCGCCGATCGTCGGTTCGTTTTTCGACCGGACCTACCGCCATTTCTGTTCCCACCGGCAGACGCCCTCTTCCGGCCGGGAAGTCCAGCCCGGCATCGTCCGTAAAGGCCGCTGCATCTACTTTTCCAGCCCGATCTTCAGCCAGTACAACGACAACGCCCCGCGCTGGTGCAAGCAGTTGGTTCTGAACGCGCTCGAGCTTTTGCTCCCGGAGCCTCTGGTCCGACACGACGGGCCCGGCACGCTGCAGGTGACTCTCACTGAACAAGCGGGACAGGGTCGATGGATCCTGCACCTTTTACATTTTATTCCTGAGCGGCGAAGTGAAACGATGGACGTCATCGAAGACGTGATCCCGTTATTCAAAGTAAAGGTCCGGGTGAGGGTCCCTCGTTCCGTTCGCGAGGTGGCCGTGGTACCTGAAGCCGCATTGGTCCCCTTCCGCACGGAAGGCCCCTATGCGGTTTTCGAGATCGATCGAATCGACGGCCATACGATGGTTAGTCTGACGTTTGGTTAG
- a CDS encoding aldo/keto reductase: MQYRELGSTGMDVSVLSFGASSFGGVFHPVNLDQCIETVRVALDGGINFIDVSPAYGETLAETNLGKALRGIRRDRYYLATKVGSYSEAKGDYDYSAGRTERSLHESLKRLDLNYVDLIQCHDIDFADHDQIVNETLPTLHRLKGQGLARFVGITGLPLKIFPSILDRVEPGTVDTILSFCHYELNDDSLTDLIPYLKEKGVGIINASPTGMGLLTPQGPPAWHPASKAIVEGCRKTVEWCRAKGIDIIKLAVQYSCSHPDIATTLVGTAQPDAIRANIAYVDEPMDNGLLAEVLEVLKPIHRFNFTRGRPEHRDPLVGS; this comes from the coding sequence ATGCAATACCGCGAACTAGGAAGCACGGGCATGGACGTATCGGTGCTCAGTTTCGGCGCATCGTCGTTCGGCGGCGTCTTCCACCCGGTGAATCTCGATCAATGCATCGAGACGGTGAGGGTTGCCCTGGACGGCGGCATTAATTTCATCGATGTCTCGCCGGCTTACGGGGAGACACTCGCAGAGACCAATTTGGGCAAGGCACTCCGCGGCATCCGCCGCGATCGATACTACCTCGCCACAAAAGTCGGGTCTTACAGTGAGGCGAAGGGCGACTACGATTACTCGGCGGGGCGCACCGAACGTAGCCTTCACGAGAGCCTCAAACGGTTGGACTTGAATTATGTGGACCTGATCCAATGCCACGACATCGACTTTGCGGATCACGATCAAATTGTGAACGAAACGCTTCCCACGTTACACCGCCTTAAGGGGCAAGGGTTGGCGCGGTTTGTCGGCATCACCGGCCTGCCGCTCAAGATTTTCCCGAGCATCCTTGATCGGGTCGAGCCCGGCACGGTCGATACGATCCTGTCGTTCTGCCATTACGAGTTAAACGACGACTCGCTGACCGACCTGATTCCCTACCTCAAGGAAAAAGGCGTGGGTATTATCAACGCATCGCCCACCGGCATGGGCCTGCTGACGCCGCAGGGCCCGCCCGCCTGGCACCCCGCCAGCAAGGCCATCGTGGAGGGTTGCCGCAAAACCGTCGAGTGGTGTCGGGCAAAAGGCATCGACATCATCAAGCTGGCGGTGCAATACTCGTGCTCGCACCCGGACATTGCCACCACGCTGGTAGGCACGGCGCAACCCGACGCCATTCGGGCCAACATCGCCTACGTCGACGAGCCGATGGACAATGGGCTTTTGGCCGAAGTGCTTGAGGTCCTTAAGCCGATCCACCGTTTTAACTTCACCCGCGGCCGTCCTGAGCACCGCGACCCGCTCGTGGGCAGCTAA
- the rbsD gene encoding D-ribose pyranase, whose translation MLKTGILNPHLNSLLSRVRHTNALVIADRGFPFWPGMEIVDLSLVDGIPTVLQVLLAIRTNFVIGQSFVAEEFFSSNPEETQSALAHALEGIPITREPHVALKKRVPDAIGLIRTGDATPYANLILISA comes from the coding sequence ATGCTGAAGACCGGAATCCTTAACCCGCACCTTAATTCACTCTTGAGCCGCGTGCGCCACACCAACGCGCTCGTCATCGCCGACCGCGGCTTTCCATTTTGGCCTGGGATGGAGATCGTGGACCTTTCCCTTGTTGACGGCATCCCGACCGTTTTGCAAGTGCTCCTGGCCATCCGGACGAACTTTGTCATCGGCCAATCCTTCGTGGCGGAAGAGTTTTTCTCGAGCAACCCGGAGGAAACCCAATCCGCACTCGCCCATGCCCTCGAGGGCATCCCGATCACGCGCGAACCCCACGTGGCTTTAAAAAAACGGGTGCCTGACGCCATCGGTTTGATCCGGACTGGGGACGCCACGCCTTACGCCAACCTCATCCTTATTTCTGCTTGA